A genomic region of Dermacentor andersoni chromosome 9, qqDerAnde1_hic_scaffold, whole genome shotgun sequence contains the following coding sequences:
- the LOC129384473 gene encoding putative nuclease HARBI1 — protein MKKMAAPLIAMAVALRRRRREQGEPDDAFDMPDDHFRRRFRLSKGTVRLLCEELAGELEAERATGLSVERKVLCALRFFATGSFQASVGSEETIRVSQSTVSECVRRVAEAVVNAGARNKWVHFPKTAEEKAAVKEGFLRRGVIPGVIGCVDGSLIAIIAPKGERKAVFMCRKGYYALNCMFICDADMKILALDPMRPGSDHDAFVWRTTWLRRRFQAGRIVNAGEYLLGDSGYPLEPWLLTPVPGHPPVHTAEGQYNTAHAAMRSVVERCIGLLKSRFRCLQRYRTLLYEPERAANIVAACAVLHNLRLSEGDESGDDSDDDSSSSSSSSELDNNGDPTPHSLPRNTGSRMHYLRGRAVRDNVIGMFGTTRAQHMRYLRSVRRQLRRQQQRQHR, from the exons atgaaaaaaatggccgcccctctgatcgctatggccgtggctcttcgccgtcgccgacgtgaacagggagagccagacgacgcgtttgacatgccggatgaccattttcgacggcgttttcgcctctcgaagggaacggtgcggttgttgtgcgaggaactggcgggggaactagaagctgagcgagcgacgggactgtcggtggagcggaaagtgttgtgtgcgctgcgcttctttgctaccgggagcttccaagcgtccgttgggagcgaggagacgatccgtgtgtcgcagtcgacggtgagcgagtgcgtgcgacgtgtggcagaggctgtcgtgaacgcaggggcccgcaacaagtgggtccattttccaaagacagccgaggaaaaggcagccgtgaaggagggtttccttcggcgcggcgttatccccggcgtcatcggatgcgtagacggcagcctcatagccattatcgcacccaagggtgagcgcaaggctgtgttcatgtgccgcaagggatactacgccctcaactgcatgttc atctgcgacgcggacatgaaaatcttggccttggaccctatgcgaccggggtcggaccacgacgcttttgtctggcggacgacatggttgcgccggcggttccaagcggggcgcatcgtgaatgccggggaatacctcctcg gtgacagtggctaccccttggagccgtggctcctgaccccggttcctggccatcctccagtgcacacagccgaggggcagtacaacacagcacatgccgccatgcgttccgtagtggagaggtgcattgggctcttaaagagccgtttccgctgtcttcagcgatatcgcaccctcctctacgagccggaacgtgcagccaacattgtcgcggcatgtgctgtgttgcacaaccttcgcctttctgaaggcgacgagtcaggcgatgacagtgatgacgacagcagcagcagcagtagtagtagtgagcttgacaataacggcgaccccacgccacacagtctgccccgtaacacgggctctagaatgcactacttgagagggcgggctgttcgcgacaatgtcattggcatgtttggcacaacccgtgcgcagcacatgcgttatttgaggagcgtgcggcggcagctgcgacgtcaacagcagcgtcagcatcgttag
- the LOC129384474 gene encoding uncharacterized protein encodes MGYDEASSEEAAGPSGSRRNLPATTAFVVSGPAAVAGPSGLTQPPATPQVLRPTPQVLRPTPQVLRPTTQVPRPTTQVPQPTPQVPQPTPQVPQPTPQVPQPTPQVPQPTPQVPQPTPQVPQPTPQVPQPTPQVPQPTPREPRAPRRQPRQQELDGAVMTATAAYVRQSQLEEARVQEDTRFRQQLLEQNRQHHEAHLQSLRHLGEEVAAMREVQSQRLEVQRQRLEVARRSHETNERLLQLLLAALGHGGSQAPPPSQAPHN; translated from the exons ATGGGTTAT gacgaggcaagttcagaggaagctgcagggcccagcggttcccgcagaaatctaccagcgacaactgctttcgtggtgtcgggccctgcagctgttgctgggccaagtggccttacac agccaccggctacgccccaggtgctgcggcctacgccccaggtgctgcggcctaccccccaggtgctgcggcctaccacccaggtgccgcggcctaccacccaggtgccgcagccaaccccgcaggtgccgcagccaaccccgcaggtgccgcagccaaccccgcaggtgccgcagccaaccccgcaggtgccgcagccaaccccgcaggtgccgcagccaaccccgcaggtgccgcagccaaccccgcaggtgccacagcctaccccccaggtgccgcagcctacccctcgagagccacgggcaccccgtagacagcccaggcagcaggaacttgatggtgctgtgatgacggctactgccgcatacgttcgccagagccagttggaggaagccagagttcaagaggacactcgcttccgccaacaactgctggaacaaaaccggcag caccacgaggcccacctgcagagcctgcggcacctcggggaggaggtggcggcaatgcgggaagtgcagtcgcagcgcctcgaagtgcagcggcaacgcctcgaagtggcgcgtcggtcgcacgagaccaacgagcgcctgcttcagctgctgctggctgcactggggcatggtggcagccaagcccctcccccctctcaggccccacataattaa